One segment of Strix aluco isolate bStrAlu1 chromosome 4, bStrAlu1.hap1, whole genome shotgun sequence DNA contains the following:
- the LCORL gene encoding ligand-dependent nuclear receptor corepressor-like protein isoform X3 encodes MDEKCSFCNLHKETVSDRASIIGSSQSTPTEELSSQGQSNTDKIECQAENYLNALFRKKDLPQNCDPNIPLVAQELMKKMIRQFAIEYISKSSKIQENRNGSSFEPSLICKSIQMNQTENSLQEEQDSPLDLTVNRTQEQNTQQGDGVLDLSTKKSARLEEPKYDPLCSENSVSGSISTADANSEETANLEKGKSTLNKVLESFCSYHWQQTLAMLKFLIQDENVPIVCSCKQTHLFHSETPSSLTEEDVHISFCNCNGHMLTKRCCLQNQRPNTSLPPLSVCIKDFHSLSCQAVAIGCIKTMVNKACSSHKYCAEQLQNYNRHSVKAAACTYSTKDCDLLNSIKNSTRSRSPSPPPLSPVQSKEFESLEGSIVDFPTLDSNKLEISINQPPFLLPAEGSKAESEYEGKTRRGKDTEYSDGTLLSTDQESNNYYMNSEKGEHSAIFQDLMDRINEKLKSIDTTDIATNLVKLPSSDRAPEKDVKLGDFITSLLHNAKASDYSFMELLRQHDKQMESKIIQTRFRKRQETLFAMYNSPDSPFIRRQSLQIKRELASLDETLVRKKSISERNAKKSTKKNDKIYPNKRHSFTVIEDEAMQHLESNPCMNCQTKPMCFPVHQTESFKLPLNNFQTSSGFLVLSENSAIAASQTKLTKTQGDCATLEDTDQTPLKDESNGILGRTKRNIVPPGWYSVYVTNNIVFRKSSSAKKSLESLEKMKINKDVHAERCSDISKIVRDTDLQVVVERLEDTINLARKTNNSLLDSYKISQKLNDNTYEQIMNPAARRGLPFTLSEMGYTGQSFLSHSHVPNSSKIKTLCVTSKQEMVIDQEINDSLLKSLTFDPSSSTAHNGDLHTTSEAGDISSPLNYSSPIKLMFVSEVNSSEGVKYTLTSAAASSKGNTDICLFQGHTNTLLDKQATGDLPCAICVKDCDCSENDTKEESSCVYAEAITSSCPVGQTNLNDSKQNDEAGEKSSSSSESVLKRKPGRPKKIGPQVVKQVKRPIGRPPKPKIDMTESTEPRPELSSDGRSTKSDLTVMEEVNSNKNITVTVVFGRSRRTKRHVCEGNLNVISILPTQHIDSNFANDHSKARHNAETENALTEMVEALENSSTENKVSGYDYVRPIKSNLASPHPCSNIIRPIKKPLTTIRKPGRPAKVKISGISVTVNRVSPQERKVSISNCLPPLQQQNVLEKNIPQEGKNQLCNNVGQVNSMQKDSREDGSNNVLTTVSRKREIPLRHSARDRKPSLHFLHSLASSSAFTCRSALLHKSYKLHLKKAKDRKEKHRQSNQSTVSKDTSELRNSGNAKKDLKDSEFRPMNEVSSDPIFSSNPSLRWWATSTSSDTLLEELNNRFEQITNTWLRVGGNEFDKCVCGKRDPIEQDCNTEMSNPLDSCLVELETSPIKMLFQKKCNMNELCTWFMQTTETQSLSLVRKANARNPSEVVSTREIKMETKQSDLSTCPFRKHFKKFALSSPSKPAGKLQILHNMVRSPVLSMKSNFTLARLKRNEFKKLQRDRWGQTKKLYNQAPGGWKAKKKNLQYFCQSQLFKSTAEETNDETPKLQEKNTVEIQPTQTLVESQSSLLPTENEARGAFVQQMMGSSDFNPHPGLANILKSHAETNGTICCQQHVSKEQSQDKLFQNTWKAKTFKDCRIFLRKINHIEQHNSFKLNNVIYSPEAVESKTNQAYMEEKRHPLLRSHSTKQNALKKQENEMETSKGSNSSKVTERLDDQFHSRKLSTGVNHDDNNPAGSSEVLIRINKRKSPQWETTDTNIRKRHKRQSCSSGQMATYYTKYQHTTSEGLGAAEFNRHEHRK; translated from the exons ATGGATGAGAAATGTTCCTTTTGTAATTTACACAAAGAAACAGTCAGT GATCGTGCATCAATTATCGGTTCTTCACAGTCAACGCCTACAGAGGAACTGTCATCTCAGGGCCAGTCCAACACTGATAAGATTGAATGCCAAGCAGAAAACTATCTAAATGCACTCTTTCGAAAGAAAG ATCTTCCTCAGAACTGTGATCCTAACATTCCCCTAGTTGCTcaggaattaatgaaaaaaatgatcCGTCAGTTTGCGATTGAGTACATTTCAAAAAGTAGCAAAATTCAAGAGAACAGAAATGGTTCATCGTTTGAACCAAGTCTGATATGTAAAAGTATCCAAATGAACCAAACGGAAAACTCCCTTCAGGAAGAACAGGATAGCCCTCTAGACCTCACTGTGAATCGAACTCAAGAACAGAACACTCAGCAAG GGGATGGAGTGCTAGATCTCTCTACAAAGAAAAGCGCAAGGTTGGAAGAACCAAAATATGATCCATTGTGTTCTGAAAACTCAGTGTCTGG ttcaaTCTCAACAGCTGATGCAAATTCAGAGGAAACAGCTaatttggaaaaaggaaaatcaacATTAAACAAAGTTTTGGAGTCTTTTTGTTCATATCACTGGCAACAGACTTTGGCTATGttaaaatttttaatacaagATGAAAATGTTCCTATAGTTTGCAGTTGCAAGCAAACACATTTGTTCCACTCTGAAACTCCCAGTTCCCTTACTGAAGAGGATGTTcacatttcattttgcaattgCAATGGACATATGCTGACAAAAAGGTGCTGTTTACAAAATCAAAGACCAAACACTAGTTTACCACCTCTGTCTGTTTGTATTAAAGATTTCCATTCTTTGTCATGCCAAGCTGTAGCAATTGGATGTATTAAGACAATGGTGAACAAAGCATGTAGTTCTCATAAGTATTGTGCTGAACAATTGCAAAATTATAACAGGCATTCTGTGAAAGCAGCAGCATGTACATATTCCACTAAGGACTGTGATCTCTtgaacagcattaaaaattcAACTAGATCTCGCAGCCCATCACCACCTCCACTCTCACCTGTACAGAGTAAAGAATTTGAATCATTGGAAGGATCGATCGTAGATTTTCCAACTTTAGACAGTAACAAGCTTGAAATATCCATCAATCAGCCTCCATTCCTCTTGCCAGCCGAAGGAAGCAAGGCAGAATCTGAATATGAAGGTAAAACACGTAGAGGAAAAGACACCGAATATTCAGATGGAACGTTGCTATCAACAGACCAAGAAAGCAACAATTATTATatgaattctgagaagggtgAACATTCTGCCATTTTTCAAGATTTAATGGACCGTATTAATGAAAAGTTAAAATCAATAGACACTACGGATATAGCAACAAATCTTGTAAAACTTCCTAGCAGTGACAGAGCACCAGAAAAGGATGTCAAATTAGGAGACTTCATAACCTCTCTTTTGCATAATGCTAAGGCAAGTGATTACAGCTTTATGGAATTACTTCGCCAACATGATAAACAAATGGAAAGTAAAATTATCCAAACAAGATTTCGCAAGCGTCAGGAAACTTTATTTGCAATGTATAATTCTCCTGATTCACCATTCATTCGACGACAGTCTTTGCAAATCAAGAGGGAGCTTGCAAGCCTCGATGAAACTCTTGTAAGAAAAAAGTCAATTTCTGAGAGAAATGCAAAGaaatctacaaaaaaaaatgataaaatatatCCAAATAAAAGACACAGTTTCACTGTGATAGAAGATGAGGCTATGCAACATCTTGAAAGTAATCCATGCATGAATTGCCAAACCAAACCAATGTGCTTTCCAGTGCACCAAACAGAGTCCTTCAAACTACCTCTTAATAATTTTCAGACCAGCTCCGGCTTTCTAGTTCTTTCAGAAAACAGTGCTATTGCAGCCAGCCAGACAAAACTCACAAAAACACAAGGAGACTGCGCAACCTTGGAAGACACTGATCAGACTCCCCTAAAGGATGAGAGTAATGGAATCTTGGGCAGAACTAAACGTAACATTGTGCCTCCTGGATGGTACTCTGTGTATGTAACGAACAATATTGTGTTTAGAAAGTCGTCCAGTGCAAAAAAGTCTTTAGAAagtttggaaaaaatgaaaataaataaagatgtTCATGCTGAAAGATGCAGTGACATAAGCAAAATTGTGAGAGACACAGACCTGCAAGTTGTTGTAGAGCGTTTAGAAGATACAATAAACTTAGCCAGAAAAACTAACAACTCATTGCTGGATAGTTACAAAATAAGCCAAAAATTAAATGATAATACTTATGAACAGATTATGAACCCAGCTGCTAGAAGAGGCCTACCTTTCACTCTGAGTGAAATGGGATACACAGGACAAAGCTTCCTTTCACATTCACATGTGCCAAACAGCAGTAAAATCAAAACTCTGTGTGTgacaagcaaacaagaaatggTTATAGATCAAGAAATTAATGACAGCCTTTTGAAATCTCTGACCTTTGATCCATCCAGTTCAACTGCACATAATGGGGACTTGCATACAACTTCTGAAGCTGGGGACATCTCTTCTCCCTTAAACTACTCTAGTCCTATTAAGCTTATGTTTGTCTCAGAAGTTAATAGTAGTGAAGGAGTTAAATATACTTTGACATCTGCAGCTGCATCTTCTAAAGGAAACACAGATATTTGTTTGTTTCAGGGGCACACAAACACTTTGTTAGACAAACAGGCCACCGGAGATCTTCCTTGTGCAATCTGTGTCAAGGATTGTGATTGCAGTGAAAATGATACCAAGGAGGAGTCAAGTTGTGTTTATGCGGAAGCAATTACAAGCTCTTGTCCAGTTGGCCAAACTAACTTAAATGACTCGAAACAAAATGACGAAGCTGGGGAGAAATCAAGCAGTAGCAGtgaatcagttttaaaaagaaaacctggtAGACCAAAGAAAATAGGTCCTCAAGTTGTTAAGCAGGTTAAGAGACCTATTGGACGGcctccaaaaccaaaaatagaCATGACTGAAAGCACAGAACCTAGACCTGAACTTAGCAGTGATGGTAGAAGTACCAAATCTGATCTGACAGTAATGGAAGAagttaacagcaacaaaaacattACTGTGACAGTTGTTTTTGGAAGGTCAAGAAGAACGAAGAGACATGTTTGTGAAGGTAACCTAAATGTAATCAGCATTCTACCCACACAACACATTGATTCGAATTTTGCCAATGACCACAGCAAAGCGAGGCACAatgcagaaactgaaaatgctttgaCTGAAATGGTAGAAGCCTTAGAGAACTCTTCTACTGAAAACAAGGTCTCTGGTTATGACTATGTCAGACCTATCAAGAGTAACCTAGCATCACCACATCCTTGCAGCAATATTATACGGCCAATTAAGAAACCGTTAACCACCATTCGAAAACCTGGTAGGCCAGCAAAAGTAAAAATCTCCGGCATATCAGTGACTGTTAATAGAGTTTCACCTCAGGAAAGAAAAGTGAGTATTAGCAACTGTTTGCCTCCTTTACAACAGCAGAATGTATTAGAAAAAAACATACCACAGGAGGGAAAAAATCAACTGTGCAATAATGTGGGTCAAGTAAATAGCATGCAGAAAGATTCTAGAGAGGATGGATCAAACAATGTTCTTACAACAGTGTCAAGAAAACGTGAAATTCCATTGAGACATTCTGCTAGAGACAGAAAACCCTCACTGCATTTTTTGCATTCATTAGCATCTTCTAGTGCATTTACTTGTAGAAGTGCCTTACTCCATAAATCTTACAAACTCCATTTGAAAAAAGCTAAAGATCGAAAGGAAAAACATAGGCAATCAAATCAGAGCACAGTATCCAAAGATACCTCAGAACTGAGAAATTCAGGAAATGCAAAAAAGGATCTTAAGGATAGTGAATTCAGGCCCATGAATGAAGTATCATCAGATCCCATTTTTTCATCGAATCCCTCTCTCAGATGGTGGGCTACTTCCACTTCAAGTGACACTTTGTTGGAAGAACTAAATAATAGATTTGAACAGATAACTAATACCTGGTTGCGAGTGGGGGGAAATGAGTTTGATAAATGTGTATGTGGAAAAAGGGATCCCATTGAACAAGACTGTAATACTGAAATGTCAAACCCTTTAGACTCCTGCCTTGTAGAACTTGAAACATCAcctataaaaatgctttttcagaaaaaatgtaataTGAATGAACTCTGCACCTGGTTTATGCAAACTACAGAAACACAGTCTCTCTCTCTGGTGAGAAAGGCAAATGCTCGCAATCCTTCAGAAGTAGTTAGTACTAGAGAGATAAAGATGGAAACTAAACAATCTGATCTTAGTACTTGCCCTTTcagaaagcactttaaaaagtTTGCACTATCCTCTCCTTCAAAACCAGCAGGGAAATTACAAATATTACATAACATGGTGAGGTCTCCAGTTTTAAGCATGAAAAGTAATTTCACGTTAGccagattaaaaagaaatgaatttaAGAAGTTACAGCGTGATAGGTGGGGACAAACGAAAAAGCTCTATAATCAGGCTCCTGGAGgctggaaagcaaaaaagaaaaatttgcagtacTTTTGCCAAAGCCAGTTGTTTAAAAGTACAGCTGAGGAAACCAATGATGAAACGCCCAAgctccaggaaaaaaatacagtagaaatCCAGCCCACTCAGACTTTGGTAGAATCTCAGAGTAGCCTCTTGCCAACTGAAAATGAAGCCAGAGGTGCATTTGTTCAACAGATGATGGGATCTTCTGACTTTAACCCACATCCTGGTTTAGCAAATATACTTAAGTCACATGCAGAGACAAATGGAACAATTTGTTGCCAACAACATGTTAGCAAAGAACAAAGCCAAGATAAACTGTTTCAAAATACTTGGAAAGCCAAAACCTTTAAAGATTGTAGgatatttctgagaaaaatcaaCCATATTGAGCAGCACAACTCATTTAAgttaaataatgtaatttattcTCCTGAAGCTGTTGAAAGTAAAACCAATCAGGCctatatggaagaaaaaagacatccTCTCTTAAGGTCCCATTCTACTAAGCAAAATGcattaaagaaacaagaaaatgaaatggaaacatcTAAAGGATCCAATTCTTCTAAAGTGACTGAAAGACTGGATGACCAGTTTCACAGCAGAAAACTAAGTACTGGTGTAAACCATGATGATAATAATCCTGCTGGTAGTTCTGAAGTTCTTATcagaataaacaaaagaaaaagtccGCAATGGGAGACCACTGATACAAATATAAGAAAAAGGCATAAGAGACAATCATGCAGTAGTGGACAAATGGCAACTTATTACACAAAGTACCAA
- the LCORL gene encoding ligand-dependent nuclear receptor corepressor-like protein isoform X2 produces the protein MEKGTDRMAAAAPAPPAAAASQCRSPRCTAERRGVRRELDSWRHRLMHCVGFESILEGLYGPRLRRDLSLFEDCEPEELTDWSMDEKCSFCNLHKETVSDRASIIGSSQSTPTEELSSQGQSNTDKIECQAENYLNALFRKKDLPQNCDPNIPLVAQELMKKMIRQFAIEYISKSSKIQENRNGSSFEPSLICKSIQMNQTENSLQEEQDSPLDLTVNRTQEQNTQQGDGVLDLSTKKSARLEEPKYDPLCSENSVSGSISTADANSEETANLEKGKSTLNKVLESFCSYHWQQTLAMLKFLIQDENVPIVCSCKQTHLFHSETPSSLTEEDVHISFCNCNGHMLTKRCCLQNQRPNTSLPPLSVCIKDFHSLSCQAVAIGCIKTMVNKACSSHKYCAEQLQNYNRHSVKAAACTYSTKDCDLLNSIKNSTRSRSPSPPPLSPVQSKEFESLEGSIVDFPTLDSNKLEISINQPPFLLPAEGSKAESEYEGKTRRGKDTEYSDGTLLSTDQESNNYYMNSEKGEHSAIFQDLMDRINEKLKSIDTTDIATNLVKLPSSDRAPEKDVKLGDFITSLLHNAKASDYSFMELLRQHDKQMESKIIQTRFRKRQETLFAMYNSPDSPFIRRQSLQIKRELASLDETLVRKKSISERNAKKSTKKNDKIYPNKRHSFTVIEDEAMQHLESNPCMNCQTKPMCFPVHQTESFKLPLNNFQTSSGFLVLSENSAIAASQTKLTKTQGDCATLEDTDQTPLKDESNGILGRTKRNIVPPGWYSVYVTNNIVFRKSSSAKKSLESLEKMKINKDVHAERCSDISKIVRDTDLQVVVERLEDTINLARKTNNSLLDSYKISQKLNDNTYEQIMNPAARRGLPFTLSEMGYTGQSFLSHSHVPNSSKIKTLCVTSKQEMVIDQEINDSLLKSLTFDPSSSTAHNGDLHTTSEAGDISSPLNYSSPIKLMFVSEVNSSEGVKYTLTSAAASSKGNTDICLFQGHTNTLLDKQATGDLPCAICVKDCDCSENDTKEESSCVYAEAITSSCPVGQTNLNDSKQNDEAGEKSSSSSESVLKRKPGRPKKIGPQVVKQVKRPIGRPPKPKIDMTESTEPRPELSSDGRSTKSDLTVMEEVNSNKNITVTVVFGRSRRTKRHVCEGNLNVISILPTQHIDSNFANDHSKARHNAETENALTEMVEALENSSTENKVSGYDYVRPIKSNLASPHPCSNIIRPIKKPLTTIRKPGRPAKVKISGISVTVNRVSPQERKVSISNCLPPLQQQNVLEKNIPQEGKNQLCNNVGQVNSMQKDSREDGSNNVLTTVSRKREIPLRHSARDRKPSLHFLHSLASSSAFTCRSALLHKSYKLHLKKAKDRKEKHRQSNQSTVSKDTSELRNSGNAKKDLKDSEFRPMNEVSSDPIFSSNPSLRWWATSTSSDTLLEELNNRFEQITNTWLRVGGNEFDKCVCGKRDPIEQDCNTEMSNPLDSCLVELETSPIKMLFQKKCNMNELCTWFMQTTETQSLSLVRKANARNPSEVVSTREIKMETKQSDLSTCPFRKHFKKFALSSPSKPAGKLQILHNMVRSPVLSMKSNFTLARLKRNEFKKLQRDRWGQTKKLYNQAPGGWKAKKKNLQYFCQSQLFKSTAEETNDETPKLQEKNTVEIQPTQTLVESQSSLLPTENEARGAFVQQMMGSSDFNPHPGLANILKSHAETNGTICCQQHVSKEQSQDKLFQNTWKAKTFKDCRIFLRKINHIEQHNSFKLNNVIYSPEAVESKTNQAYMEEKRHPLLRSHSTKQNALKKQENEMETSKGSNSSKVTERLDDQFHSRKLSTGVNHDDNNPAGSSEVLIRINKRKSPQWETTDTNIRKRHKRQSCSSGQMATYYTKYQVAHYK, from the exons actGTGAGCCGGAAGAGCTGACTGACTGGTCTATGGATGAGAAATGTTCCTTTTGTAATTTACACAAAGAAACAGTCAGT GATCGTGCATCAATTATCGGTTCTTCACAGTCAACGCCTACAGAGGAACTGTCATCTCAGGGCCAGTCCAACACTGATAAGATTGAATGCCAAGCAGAAAACTATCTAAATGCACTCTTTCGAAAGAAAG ATCTTCCTCAGAACTGTGATCCTAACATTCCCCTAGTTGCTcaggaattaatgaaaaaaatgatcCGTCAGTTTGCGATTGAGTACATTTCAAAAAGTAGCAAAATTCAAGAGAACAGAAATGGTTCATCGTTTGAACCAAGTCTGATATGTAAAAGTATCCAAATGAACCAAACGGAAAACTCCCTTCAGGAAGAACAGGATAGCCCTCTAGACCTCACTGTGAATCGAACTCAAGAACAGAACACTCAGCAAG GGGATGGAGTGCTAGATCTCTCTACAAAGAAAAGCGCAAGGTTGGAAGAACCAAAATATGATCCATTGTGTTCTGAAAACTCAGTGTCTGG ttcaaTCTCAACAGCTGATGCAAATTCAGAGGAAACAGCTaatttggaaaaaggaaaatcaacATTAAACAAAGTTTTGGAGTCTTTTTGTTCATATCACTGGCAACAGACTTTGGCTATGttaaaatttttaatacaagATGAAAATGTTCCTATAGTTTGCAGTTGCAAGCAAACACATTTGTTCCACTCTGAAACTCCCAGTTCCCTTACTGAAGAGGATGTTcacatttcattttgcaattgCAATGGACATATGCTGACAAAAAGGTGCTGTTTACAAAATCAAAGACCAAACACTAGTTTACCACCTCTGTCTGTTTGTATTAAAGATTTCCATTCTTTGTCATGCCAAGCTGTAGCAATTGGATGTATTAAGACAATGGTGAACAAAGCATGTAGTTCTCATAAGTATTGTGCTGAACAATTGCAAAATTATAACAGGCATTCTGTGAAAGCAGCAGCATGTACATATTCCACTAAGGACTGTGATCTCTtgaacagcattaaaaattcAACTAGATCTCGCAGCCCATCACCACCTCCACTCTCACCTGTACAGAGTAAAGAATTTGAATCATTGGAAGGATCGATCGTAGATTTTCCAACTTTAGACAGTAACAAGCTTGAAATATCCATCAATCAGCCTCCATTCCTCTTGCCAGCCGAAGGAAGCAAGGCAGAATCTGAATATGAAGGTAAAACACGTAGAGGAAAAGACACCGAATATTCAGATGGAACGTTGCTATCAACAGACCAAGAAAGCAACAATTATTATatgaattctgagaagggtgAACATTCTGCCATTTTTCAAGATTTAATGGACCGTATTAATGAAAAGTTAAAATCAATAGACACTACGGATATAGCAACAAATCTTGTAAAACTTCCTAGCAGTGACAGAGCACCAGAAAAGGATGTCAAATTAGGAGACTTCATAACCTCTCTTTTGCATAATGCTAAGGCAAGTGATTACAGCTTTATGGAATTACTTCGCCAACATGATAAACAAATGGAAAGTAAAATTATCCAAACAAGATTTCGCAAGCGTCAGGAAACTTTATTTGCAATGTATAATTCTCCTGATTCACCATTCATTCGACGACAGTCTTTGCAAATCAAGAGGGAGCTTGCAAGCCTCGATGAAACTCTTGTAAGAAAAAAGTCAATTTCTGAGAGAAATGCAAAGaaatctacaaaaaaaaatgataaaatatatCCAAATAAAAGACACAGTTTCACTGTGATAGAAGATGAGGCTATGCAACATCTTGAAAGTAATCCATGCATGAATTGCCAAACCAAACCAATGTGCTTTCCAGTGCACCAAACAGAGTCCTTCAAACTACCTCTTAATAATTTTCAGACCAGCTCCGGCTTTCTAGTTCTTTCAGAAAACAGTGCTATTGCAGCCAGCCAGACAAAACTCACAAAAACACAAGGAGACTGCGCAACCTTGGAAGACACTGATCAGACTCCCCTAAAGGATGAGAGTAATGGAATCTTGGGCAGAACTAAACGTAACATTGTGCCTCCTGGATGGTACTCTGTGTATGTAACGAACAATATTGTGTTTAGAAAGTCGTCCAGTGCAAAAAAGTCTTTAGAAagtttggaaaaaatgaaaataaataaagatgtTCATGCTGAAAGATGCAGTGACATAAGCAAAATTGTGAGAGACACAGACCTGCAAGTTGTTGTAGAGCGTTTAGAAGATACAATAAACTTAGCCAGAAAAACTAACAACTCATTGCTGGATAGTTACAAAATAAGCCAAAAATTAAATGATAATACTTATGAACAGATTATGAACCCAGCTGCTAGAAGAGGCCTACCTTTCACTCTGAGTGAAATGGGATACACAGGACAAAGCTTCCTTTCACATTCACATGTGCCAAACAGCAGTAAAATCAAAACTCTGTGTGTgacaagcaaacaagaaatggTTATAGATCAAGAAATTAATGACAGCCTTTTGAAATCTCTGACCTTTGATCCATCCAGTTCAACTGCACATAATGGGGACTTGCATACAACTTCTGAAGCTGGGGACATCTCTTCTCCCTTAAACTACTCTAGTCCTATTAAGCTTATGTTTGTCTCAGAAGTTAATAGTAGTGAAGGAGTTAAATATACTTTGACATCTGCAGCTGCATCTTCTAAAGGAAACACAGATATTTGTTTGTTTCAGGGGCACACAAACACTTTGTTAGACAAACAGGCCACCGGAGATCTTCCTTGTGCAATCTGTGTCAAGGATTGTGATTGCAGTGAAAATGATACCAAGGAGGAGTCAAGTTGTGTTTATGCGGAAGCAATTACAAGCTCTTGTCCAGTTGGCCAAACTAACTTAAATGACTCGAAACAAAATGACGAAGCTGGGGAGAAATCAAGCAGTAGCAGtgaatcagttttaaaaagaaaacctggtAGACCAAAGAAAATAGGTCCTCAAGTTGTTAAGCAGGTTAAGAGACCTATTGGACGGcctccaaaaccaaaaatagaCATGACTGAAAGCACAGAACCTAGACCTGAACTTAGCAGTGATGGTAGAAGTACCAAATCTGATCTGACAGTAATGGAAGAagttaacagcaacaaaaacattACTGTGACAGTTGTTTTTGGAAGGTCAAGAAGAACGAAGAGACATGTTTGTGAAGGTAACCTAAATGTAATCAGCATTCTACCCACACAACACATTGATTCGAATTTTGCCAATGACCACAGCAAAGCGAGGCACAatgcagaaactgaaaatgctttgaCTGAAATGGTAGAAGCCTTAGAGAACTCTTCTACTGAAAACAAGGTCTCTGGTTATGACTATGTCAGACCTATCAAGAGTAACCTAGCATCACCACATCCTTGCAGCAATATTATACGGCCAATTAAGAAACCGTTAACCACCATTCGAAAACCTGGTAGGCCAGCAAAAGTAAAAATCTCCGGCATATCAGTGACTGTTAATAGAGTTTCACCTCAGGAAAGAAAAGTGAGTATTAGCAACTGTTTGCCTCCTTTACAACAGCAGAATGTATTAGAAAAAAACATACCACAGGAGGGAAAAAATCAACTGTGCAATAATGTGGGTCAAGTAAATAGCATGCAGAAAGATTCTAGAGAGGATGGATCAAACAATGTTCTTACAACAGTGTCAAGAAAACGTGAAATTCCATTGAGACATTCTGCTAGAGACAGAAAACCCTCACTGCATTTTTTGCATTCATTAGCATCTTCTAGTGCATTTACTTGTAGAAGTGCCTTACTCCATAAATCTTACAAACTCCATTTGAAAAAAGCTAAAGATCGAAAGGAAAAACATAGGCAATCAAATCAGAGCACAGTATCCAAAGATACCTCAGAACTGAGAAATTCAGGAAATGCAAAAAAGGATCTTAAGGATAGTGAATTCAGGCCCATGAATGAAGTATCATCAGATCCCATTTTTTCATCGAATCCCTCTCTCAGATGGTGGGCTACTTCCACTTCAAGTGACACTTTGTTGGAAGAACTAAATAATAGATTTGAACAGATAACTAATACCTGGTTGCGAGTGGGGGGAAATGAGTTTGATAAATGTGTATGTGGAAAAAGGGATCCCATTGAACAAGACTGTAATACTGAAATGTCAAACCCTTTAGACTCCTGCCTTGTAGAACTTGAAACATCAcctataaaaatgctttttcagaaaaaatgtaataTGAATGAACTCTGCACCTGGTTTATGCAAACTACAGAAACACAGTCTCTCTCTCTGGTGAGAAAGGCAAATGCTCGCAATCCTTCAGAAGTAGTTAGTACTAGAGAGATAAAGATGGAAACTAAACAATCTGATCTTAGTACTTGCCCTTTcagaaagcactttaaaaagtTTGCACTATCCTCTCCTTCAAAACCAGCAGGGAAATTACAAATATTACATAACATGGTGAGGTCTCCAGTTTTAAGCATGAAAAGTAATTTCACGTTAGccagattaaaaagaaatgaatttaAGAAGTTACAGCGTGATAGGTGGGGACAAACGAAAAAGCTCTATAATCAGGCTCCTGGAGgctggaaagcaaaaaagaaaaatttgcagtacTTTTGCCAAAGCCAGTTGTTTAAAAGTACAGCTGAGGAAACCAATGATGAAACGCCCAAgctccaggaaaaaaatacagtagaaatCCAGCCCACTCAGACTTTGGTAGAATCTCAGAGTAGCCTCTTGCCAACTGAAAATGAAGCCAGAGGTGCATTTGTTCAACAGATGATGGGATCTTCTGACTTTAACCCACATCCTGGTTTAGCAAATATACTTAAGTCACATGCAGAGACAAATGGAACAATTTGTTGCCAACAACATGTTAGCAAAGAACAAAGCCAAGATAAACTGTTTCAAAATACTTGGAAAGCCAAAACCTTTAAAGATTGTAGgatatttctgagaaaaatcaaCCATATTGAGCAGCACAACTCATTTAAgttaaataatgtaatttattcTCCTGAAGCTGTTGAAAGTAAAACCAATCAGGCctatatggaagaaaaaagacatccTCTCTTAAGGTCCCATTCTACTAAGCAAAATGcattaaagaaacaagaaaatgaaatggaaacatcTAAAGGATCCAATTCTTCTAAAGTGACTGAAAGACTGGATGACCAGTTTCACAGCAGAAAACTAAGTACTGGTGTAAACCATGATGATAATAATCCTGCTGGTAGTTCTGAAGTTCTTATcagaataaacaaaagaaaaagtccGCAATGGGAGACCACTGATACAAATATAAGAAAAAGGCATAAGAGACAATCATGCAGTAGTGGACAAATGGCAACTTATTACACAAAGTACCAAGTAG